Genomic window (Streptosporangium brasiliense):
ATCGCCTTCGAGCGCGGTCACCATGATGCCGCAGCGCAGGTCGACGCCGTGCTCGCGCTGGAGCTCCGCCGCGACCGCGCCGATGACGCCCCCGAGCGCACCCACCAGGGGGGCCGGGCCGCGCTCGGCGACCGTGACCTCCAGGCCCCGCTCACGGCAGGCGGAGGCGACCTCGGAGCCGGTGAACCCGGCGCCGATGACGAGCACCCGGCGGGGCCTGGCGGCCAGCCGACGTTCCAGCCGGGCGGCGTCGTCGGCGGTGCGCAGGACGAAGACACCGTCCAGGTCGGCCTCCGTCTCCCTGGGCCACGGCCGGGCACGGGTGCCGGTCGCGATCAGCAGGCGGTCGAACCCGACCTCCTGGCCGTCGGCCAGGCGCACCCGCTTGCCGGTCAGGTCCAGCCCCGTGGCGGCGACCCCGAGCCGCCACTCGGCGTCGAGCGCGCGGCGCCGGGGGAGGGCGGTGCCGTCCGCCGGCACCTTGCCGAGCAGGACCTGCTTGGACAGCGGCGGCCGGTCGTAGGGTTCGGACGGCTCGTCCCCGATCATGGTCAGCGCCCCGACGAAGCCCTCCTCGCGGAGCGTCTCCGCCGCGCGCAGCCCCGCCAGGGAGGCGCCGACGACGACCACGCGGCCGTGCTGCCTGAACGCCCTCGCGGATCCGTCAACGGTCATGGGCCTGCGCCCTCTCCAGCGCGATCGGCGCGTCTGTCCGGTCGACCAGGATGGCCTGGACCGGGCATGCCGCCACGGCCCTCATGACCTGTTCGCGCCGCGCCTCGTCGGCGCCGGGGTCGTACATCAGCGCTTCCTCACCGTGCATGGTGAACACGTCGGGGGCGAGGAAGGCGCACTGCGCGT
Coding sequences:
- a CDS encoding ferredoxin, whose translation is MRLVVDLNRCQGYAQCAFLAPDVFTMHGEEALMYDPGADEARREQVMRAVAACPVQAILVDRTDAPIALERAQAHDR